A stretch of DNA from Arachis hypogaea cultivar Tifrunner chromosome 19, arahy.Tifrunner.gnm2.J5K5, whole genome shotgun sequence:
aaaaatatttatttttcaatcatttttataaaatatttctttttataatgtTTTTTGCCTATATACTCTAAGGGCACAGCAGAGCCCATcaaaaaatacttaattagttaatacaaataattagtatacttGATTtggttcaataaattaaaagaaataaacgtGAAAGGAAGAGATAGAGAAAAAGTAAACGAATAAAAATGTGTAGTTatcaaaagacaataaaaaaatattttttatttttttttatttattaattattaacttattataattaatttcacacCATTTATTATGTGTTATTCATCTTACAAATTAACacaattaattagtttaattatagataattaattataattgatatatatataactcATTTCACTAtactttctaaaaaaataattaaaaaggcacgttttaattttttgttaaagtaaaataaaataaaatacataaattgaatagatataaatctaaaaattataaaattttattaacaatttaaataaattagtaccataaaactgaatttaatgtctatttaaaataattactaatcttctattcttctaattattaataatttaaataaaataatacactataacttatttttttaattattttcttgtcttatttatcatttatgctttcgatcaaatatattaataaacaaataaattaaattaactacCTCAATTATACTTGGACTATTCAACAATTCAACATAATCTTTTCAATTTGGGATTAACTACTAACCATGGAAATAGAAAATTTAGAGTAAATTTAGTATTATAAACATTAATTATGTATTGTAAAATAATCTAAaatcataatataatttatttttaaaaaattaatcaaacattattgttaattatgaaataacctaaaattataatgcattttattttaaagaaacaaTCAACCATTAACATCAATCAATAAAAACTATCGTCAAAGtactttgattaaaaatatgagggattaattactattcattattaataatatatcgattatatcaaaaagtaaaaatataattatccgCATTTACATCATTAGAAGAATTAGCATCACAagttgaattttataaaaaaaaagagtaaaattatatatatagtgaatttaaaaaataaagattgttaagtaattaagattttttttgaaataaatagtaaaaaaaatgttataaactATATTCTTTCATAAGTAACCCTTTTAAGTTGTATGTTTGGTTTATTTGTATATCATTTAaattggcattatttttataacgatcatttatttttaataattgttaGAGTTTTTGATGCCTTACAATAATTATCTATAAAGAAGAaacatatatattctaaaaaagttattaaataaatttattcctTTTGCCCTATtttcacattaaaaatttttttgttctgTCCTTTTTTAagggataagtacgattttggtccctcacgttgaaggtcagaatcgaaatcgtccctcgtgtatattttgatttaaaatcatccttaacgtgtttttttgtattaaaattgtcatttttaaaaaaaattaattttattcctaaaatacccctactttaataataaaaaaattaaaaaatttattaaaaaaaaaataaaagaacacgTTTTGGGGGGAGGAGGAGAAGAAACGCGTTTTTGGGGGTGGGGGGCCGAAAGGAAATGCGAAGGAGGGAGGGGagggagagggggaaggggaaggggaaggggggaggggaCGGCGCCGGCGAAGCTTGGAACTGCCGTCGCCGTCgccggaagaaagaagaaaggagaggggtTGTGACGGGGAGCAGAGAAGaggggaaagagagagggagcaCCGGTGGAAGGGAGGACCGTTCATGCATGCTTCTGCCGCCGTGGAGTGCGTCGCCGGGAAGAGGAGCACGACGCGAGGAGGGTGGCGcgcgaaggagagagagagggatccGAGGCTGAGCTGGTCCGCGCATGCTCCGTCGCAGGTCCGCGGGTGATGGGTGGCCGAGGAGAGAGAGGGATCCGAGGGTGGAGTGCGTCGCCGGTGGTCGGACGCTCCATCGCCGCCGCTGGGATGGGTGGCCAAGCGCCGGTGGTTTTGCATCTgctttttctatttcttcttctgctgcatctgcttcttcttctgttgCATCTGCTTCTGCAACTTTGGCTTCTGCATTaacatcttcttcttctgcatctgcttctgcttgagtttctgtttttgattctatGACTGCCTCTGCTTTTGCATTTGTGACTGTTTCtacttctgattttgatttgttgtttttttgatttggttgttgaatttgttgaatttggggaatttgtgttaattttttgaatttctgattttttagatttttggatttgttgaatttgtgttgattttATTGATGTTGTTTTTCTTGGTGGTGGAGGTAAAGGTGCTAGTGATGGTGGTGGGAGTAAAGGTGCTGGTGGTGATGGAGGTAAAGGTGTTGATGGTAGTGGAGggcatttttgtccaaaaaaaatttaaaaggacgattttaatacaaaaaaacacgttaaggatgattttaaatcaaaatatacacgagggacgatttcgattctgaccctcaacatgagggaccaaaatcgtacttatccccttttttaactattatcatgttattataattgttaaataatattgaaaaaaatctttaaaaataaaaatagcgaTGACACttcgaataattaatttaatagaatTAAACTTAAACGAATAagatgatttaattaattatatagataataatatatttataaatattaatagtaaaaatagtctcactaatgtaaatgatcaatacaataattatatgaaaaaataaataattacataattgcataatttttaaGATCCTATATGATTGAATTTAGtagacaaattcaaaaatatctataTGATAATGTCCTAATATTTTAGCATACTGTAAATCatactataattttatatatcatattataactTTAAGTCAACTCTTTAAACACATGAAGTacacataataaaagaaaatattacaaaacaaatttaaagtaagattatttaaaaatttcGTAAAAAAGACACATCTCTTTTATTAATCAAAAGCTAGAAGGGAAAAAATATGTACCTAATAATGAGCAactaaaatagacaaaaaattttaaaaaatataaaaaatgaaatgtATAAGTAgtgataaaagaaataaaattaaataaattacaaaaattgtacCATACAcacaagagagagaaagaaagagaaaaaaagagaaaaaataaataaaaaatacattatgaTTTTGTATAAATAGATGACAatgaaaaaataaactaattaaattaatttatatattttgttattatatttattatttactaaaataatttaatatttactccaattaaatcaaatcaaataattaatataattaactaaattaattaattgatataattaattgtgAACTTtgaatatctaatcaaattaattaattgatatcattaattagttataattgatttgttttataaaattaaaagaaataaattaaaaaatactcttAAAAACATATTACGTCAGCTTTATCATTAActataaaaactcaatttttatataatagaatagatatatTACTTAAAAGTTAAGGAATCATGTTATAGTTACTAAGAAATCATATATTCAGAATATTGGAATAACTTTAGTTGGAATTATGGTCTTATGTATGTGTGTGGTTCATCACTTACCAGCAAACAATTTCTTGAACACCCAACTGGCAATTAACAACTAACAATTGAGGAGATAATAGGACCGGTGCAttaattgaagaaaaaattacTACGGCGGGAACTTTATTTTGGTCATAAAAACTCAGGTACAGTTAATTTTATgtgttattagataaaaatttagtcaaattaattaaattatttaatgactctcaactatcaatttcactAACTTCGCGTAAAGTTAATTACACATGAATTTTCaccatttatttaataattagaaTAAGACTTACGCATTATGCGGAATCACCAATTAATAAAtacctatttttattatataaaaatcaatatTGTCAAATGAACAGattttttattgtaataaattaaaaaaatgttttatttattgaaataaataattttaaaaatatttatgaaaatatgtaacatgtcttatctcgtttacagtataaacgaaataAATTTATACGGTAACCGATATAAGTTTAgactgtaaacaagataagacagactgtaaacgagataaatttatactgtaaacgaaataagttTAGACAGTAAACAAAATAAGACAGACTGAATGACACGTGTATCTCATTTattgtgtaaacgagataaaacaTGCTATGTATTTAATAACTTAATAACTTAATTACAAGAAccacatttttaaaatttaaaattatacccTATCGACCTGTTGCTAAGTGCTAACGATATAAAGCCACCTAAATcataaattgtattttaatttttggcAAGTATCTTAACCATGGTTATACATGTCGCTTTCAGTAGATTGGTGTTTGGATGATGTGCATATGCGCGCCATCTTAGTATTACTCAATAATATGGTCAAGCAAGGATTAAAGAGAGGAGAAAGTGGTAAAAAGGTTAGAAATAAGGTCCGTATAAATATATCTCGTTTAAGGTGTAATACACAGTAACATAATAcatttaaaattaacaaagaaCATTGTTGCACCCGAGTTATAGTCACATTGAAATTTTGGCCAGGTACAATAATATCGGTACATTTATTTGTATTGGTTTTGCACATATCtttgaattatttaaaattttaaattgttaatttttttatttaaaaatttataattttattttttttaaatcgaatatataaacataattaatCATATGAGTACAATAATAGAAGTACATTTATTTGTGTTGGATTGATTTAAGTTGttcatttaaattatattcatttaaattttaaattaaaaattttgtaattttaaaatttgaaattatttgaataaaattaaataaaataaaaaaataaaaatcaaacaacaCAACAGTATCCAAAATATTATTTCAACATATTAAATCTTGAATTGATTTTGTACGTATGatgcatttaaaattttaaattgttaatttaaaaatgttatactgttatttttttaaattaaatatataaacataattaaCCATACGAATACATTTATTTCTATTAGATTGAATTGAATTGTCACAATTATCATTGTTTTTCTATACTTTCTCAAATACTAATATATGATATAAGAGAAGTATAAAACATGACTAAGAGAATATAGTGTACTATAAActataaattttttgttgtatttGATTGTGTAACTATTAAAATGTATTCATGTATAAAAAAATGAGATCAAAATTTTTAAACCTTATAACATCCTAAAAATTTTGATGCTTTTGTAGGATCtagagaccaaaaaaaaaaaaaaaaaaaaaaagattatgtaGATTCTTTTTCTATTGAGTCATGATGTTCAAGAAATGCTCTTGTTTTGATCATGCACCTAAATAAGCTCTCCACACCAATTTCAATGCTTTCAAAGGCATCCTCCAAAACCTCCAATCTATCAGATGCTATCTGCATGCTGGAACCATGAGCACCATCATTGAGAAGGGTGCTTAAAGTTGAATCCACCAATTGCAATTCATTCAAATTCTCTTCCTTTGTTAATCAATTTGTTCATCCATTTGGTTGCCTTTGACTttgaaggaggagcagccaagAATGAGAGAAGGAATTGGAAGACAGACATGTTCATTGCaatcacttcttccttgtcttctttGAAAAGGAACTGTACTTAGATACACTTTTTTCAATGCATGAATCAACCTTTCTTCTTCTAAGAGCAGAGTGAAGGGATTGCACATTCTCCTTGATCTGCATCATCTTCTAAGAAGCATGGGTGAGATCCATTTGGCAAACTATTTGCTTGCCATGTTTGCTATTAAGTTCTTGTTTATTAAAGGAAGCTGAATGTGGATGTGGTGTTACCAAGTCTCTTGAGTCTCATTCTATATATACCATAGGACATAGGAGAAGCCACTAAATGATTCATAGATGAATAATGCTTCTAAAAGGCATCAACACACACTCACCAATCATGTGATTCATGCATGATGCATTCAAATCCTTGGTATATGTGAAGCTTGTCACATCTCTTCCAAACAttattctcttattattattattattattattattattattattattattattattattattattatatggtgCTACCTATCATGTCCTCTTAGTGTTTGCAATCAGAAGACCTCATTAGTCATAGGAAGGGGAGACATGAATACTACATGTTATTTGTGGACACACTTAAAAATTACTCTACTGCTACTAATCTGCTCATCAGTATGTTTTCTTATTCTCAACAAACTTATCTGTCACATATTAAACCATTCTTCATATCACAAAATGTGGATCTTAACTTTGCAAAGATGAGTAATTTAATCCATGTTCCACAGTTCCAACCTCACGATTTTGAGACAATCTCTGAAGAAGCATGGATTATATTATATACACATTAGGTGATGAGTAATGGGATCACATGTTAGGCAGAGCTGGGACAAGCTTACCATATTCCAAGAAAATAATGCATGCTTCACATGCTTTCTACACATGATTAAGATTGGTGAACTTTATTATCTCTTAAGTTGGTCTATGGAATCAAATTATGAATAATTGAATAGACCCCATATAAGGAGACGTGTCAAAGGCCTTAGACTACAGAAAACAAACACCATTGAGTTTCctccaaaagaaaggaaaagaacaatGGCAAGCAAATTGCATGTTCGATCAAACAGTTTGCCAAATGGATCTCATCCATGCTCCTCAAGAGTGCAAGAGCAGTTGAACAACCTCAGGAACTTTGAAGCAACCTGCACATCTGAGTCGGTTGTCAAAGGCTTGTCCTTGTTGGAAGATATATACTTCTCCTTGGACAATCTTCTCAATGTCGGTTCAACCCAGAAGGCCATTTCTGATCATCAAAGTGAGAAATGCTTCCAAGAGATCTTGGATGGCTCAATCAAAGTCTTGGATGTGTGTGGCATCGCAAGGGACACTGTCATGCAGATCAAGGAGAATGTACAATCCCTTCATTCATCtcttagaagaagaaagggagacTCATGCATTGAAAAGAGCATAGCCGAATACAATTCCTCCTCAAAGAAGACGAGGAAGAATGTCAACAAGTTGATCACATCTTTGAAGCACCTACAAAGCAAATATGGAATCTTAAATCAGCATCAAGATCTTAGCATTCTAAGCGAAGTGATAGCAATGAACATGTGTGTCTTCCAATGTCTGCTATCATTCTTGGGTGGTCCTTCAAAGTCAAAGGCAAGCAAATGGATGAACAAGTTGATACAAAAGGGAGAAGTGAACTCAGAGAGTGGCAATGAATTGCAATTGGTGGATGCAGCTTTGAACACCCTCTTAAATGAAGGTGCTAAAGGCTCCCGGATTCAAGCTTCCAATGAACAATTAGAGGCTTTAGAGATTGCTATTGAAAGCATTGAGAGTGGATTGGAGAACTTATTTAGGCGCATGATTAAGACTAGAACATCCCTTTTGAACATATTATCCCAGTAGAATACACACTATCTTCAGAATACCAATTTTGATCTaccatatgtgtatatatatatgtgtacaaatacaatcaaatcaaatgcatatacaaaaGTTTATACTCTCAAATTTGTGCCTTTCTTGTTTACTCATTGTTTTATTTATCTAAATAGCAAATACTATATGAATATGCTCCTGCCTAGTGAACAAAACAATTAATATCCAGTTATTAGATTTGACTTTAGGGCttcaagtaaaaaagaaaaataaaaaaaaaaaaatcaaatttcccaAATTTATTAACCTGCTAACTTGAAATACAAACTAAATCTATAGCAGCTTTTACTGTTCATATTTTTATCAAGATTAGTCACAAAACTCTTCTTTTATTTGCTAATAAACAGAAGAAACTTggttgaatttgaaaatattgaAACAAATCAAGAGCATGCACTCTTGAATCAACATCACGATCTTAGCATTCCAGGAAAGTGATAGTAATGATTGATGAACATGTCTGCCTTCCAAGAAAGAGAGATCATTTTGTGAAAAATGTTAACGCTTTTATTTAATCACATATTCAAAACTTTAAAATCCTTAAGGTAGTAGTAGATAATTGAGTTAAATACTTTTAAttctttaataataaattattagaaagaAATTATGATAATAAGAAAGGGATACATGACTTAAGAACTACTCCAGTGCTGCTAATCTGCCCATCATTATGTTCTCTTAATCTTAACAAACTTATCTgtcatatatattattaccaTTCTCCATATCACAATCCAGATCCCAGCATCTCAAAAATTTGTAATTTAATCCAATTTTGCATAGCTCCAACCCCCTCATATTGAGACAATCTCTGAAGCAGCATCAACTATATATTATTTGGAATCAAAGAGGGTAATGTACTAATGTGGAACAAGTTGAGGCACATTAGGTGGTGTCATTTAATAAACTTTGAAACCATGTAACTTTCAAtaatgttattgttattgttaggcAGAGATGTGACAAGCTTAACATATTCCAATAAAGTATATGCATGATCCACATGCTTTCTGGTTATAAGATAGGTGAGTTGTAATGTTTCTTGTGTTAGGCTATGGAATCAAATCATGAATAATTGAATAGCCCCTATATAAAGAGTTTCAATGGACTTGGACTGCAGAACACAAGCATTGAACTCACTCCAAAAAAAGAGTAGTGACAATGGCAAGCAAGTTGCATGTTCGATCAAACAGTTTGCCAAATGGATCTCATCCATGCTCCTCCAGAGTAAGAGATTAATTGAACAACCTCAAGGCTTTCGAAGCAACTTGGACGTCTAAGTCAATTGTCACTAGCTTGTCCTTTTTGGAAGATGTATACTCTTGTTTGGATGATCTTGTCAATGTTGCATCAACCCAAAAGGTAATCTCTCAATAACAAGGTGACAAATGCATTGAAGAAATCTTGGATATATGTGGCATCACAAGGGACACAGCTATGCAGATCAAGGAGAATGTGCAATTCCTTCATTCAGCTCTTAGAAGGAGAAAGGTTGATTCAACCATCGAAACAAGCATAGCTGAATTGCAATTGGTGGATGCAACTTTGAACATCCTTTTAAAAGAAGGTGCTAATGGTTCCAACATGAAAGTAGGACATGAGCAATTGGAGGCTTTGGAGATTGCAATTGAAGGCATTGAGATTACAGTAGAAAGCTTATTTAGGAGCATGATTAAGACTAGGACATCCTTTTTGAACATATTATCCCATAGAGACTATGTTCAAGTTCAACATAAAGCAATTCTGTACATATGTATATAACAAACACAATGCAATACTTATACAATCAAATCAAATACACAGAAAAGTTTATACTTTCATTACAATTGCAGAGTATAGCCAGTTGTATAGTGGATTAATTGCTTGTATTAATTTTATCTTCAAAAACAAAAGTATTAACTTTTCACTCCATCTTTTGTTCTAAATTATTTGCACCAACCAATATTATAGACATAATAAATATAGTGCATGAagttttcttttgtattttttgttatttgaacaTAATCTAATTAAAGAGAAAGCATGTTCACTTGTCCCTCATGCATCAATCAACTTGTTCATGTTCATGGCTATGACTTTCCTTAGAATATTAAGATCTTGATGCTCAAAATATGCTTGTTTCGATACTTGAATCTTCCTTGATCCTTCTAAGAGCAGCTCAAATGTCATAATGAACGTGATATCATGTACATCATTTTCTTCATATTCATGAAATTTCTACCAAACATTACTggcttttgttttctcttttatttctctATATTACATATTAAACGAACTCATTATAATTTCTTTTCATATTCAATTTTTCCCTTTTCGGTTTCTAAATTTTAgggtattaaatatataaataatttttcaaaaataatacgtATGTATCAAATATCAACCACTAAATTagtaaaaaatacatattaaaaatataaaatacatatcatGCATATTTTTTGTGTGCAtgattgatatttttattttatttataaaagaacAATGCTAAggaaccaaaagggtattagccaaaaaccagccaaatacctttggtgaatccaaaatctctacgagttaatatatatggatgtttcttctgctaagtatcagaatgtttctttttcatactaaatagatgttattttatatatttttcgaattcttttgtattacaaatgtgaatgtctctatttctttaagaatttcatatttttttttaaattttatagatatttaattatttttgctaaaatataactagatatttcttttattaagtattaggatattttatttttcatattaaatgaatgtttttttttataattcatggCATGCCCGCCTTGTCCAGTGTAAATTATGACATCTCCTTCGTCCATATCATCCTCGTAGCCACCGGAGACAATAACACTCGTTGCAATTGGCTCATTGTTGGGGCTCATGGAAGCTGCCAGGTAATCAATGCCAGCCTAGATCTGACCGTGCAATCCAAGGACACACAATTCCATCTGAAAGAGGAACACGTCGCCAACATACACACCGGGAATCGCTCCGAAGATTCGCTTATCGCGGTTTAGCCAAAGATCCTTCATACTCATCATCTGCGCCGCACGAATATCCCCTCTTTGCCGCATCCACCGCGCCATCTTGGCATTGAAGGAGCCGCGACGGTCAACGACGAAGATGGCGGAACGGAAACCAAGGCGCGTGAATCCGCTTCGAGCGTTGCCTCAATCGGTGACGAAGTCGAAGGTGGACTTCGTGTTGAAGCAGTTGTCTTGGATGCGCTTGTTGAGGACGTCGCGGAGAGCATGGAAGTCGCCGGCGCTTCCAGCAGCATTGGTGCTGGTGAGAGAGAAAGgtctgtgtgtgtgattgttggaggtgggtaggttaatatgaaagagaagatgaatatttttatagattttaattaggtttacttaatcaattttaaattttttaaattttgaatttaaaaaatttaaaattaataattaatataaattaatgtggttttgtttaattttttgctgCTAACCTCTTGgttctatatatttttctttttcgaattcttttgtattacaaatgtgaatgtctctatttctttaagaatttcgtatttttttaaattttatagatatttaattatttttgctaaaatataactggatatttcttttgttaagtattaggatgtttttttcatattaaatgaatatttttttttataattcatggCCTGCCCGCCTTGTCCAGTGTAAATTATGACATCTCCTTTGTCCATATCATCCTCGTAGCCACCGGAGACAATAACACTCGTTGTAATTGGCTCATTGTTGGGGCTCATGGAAGCTGCCAGGTAATCAATGCCAGCCTAGATCTGACGGTGCAATCCAAGGACACACAATTCCATCTGAAAGAGGAACACGTCGCCAACATACACACCGGGAATCGCTCCGAAGATTCACTTATCACGGTTCAGCCAAAAATCCTTCATCCTCATCATTTGCGCCGCACGAATATCCCCTCTTTGCCGCATCCGCCGCGCCATCTTGGCATCGAAAGAGTCGCTCGCGATGATCAACGACGAAGATGGCAGAACGGAACCAAGGTGCGTGAATCCGCTTCGAGCGTTGCCTCAGTTGGTGATGAAGTCGAAGGTGGACTTCGTGTTGAAGCAGTTGTCTTGGATGCGCTTGTTGAGGGCGTCGCGGAGAGCATGGAAGTCACCGGCGCTTCCAGCAACATTGGTGCTGGTGAGAGAGAAAGgtctgtgtgtgtgattgttagaggtgggtaggttaatatgagagagaagaggaaggtttttataggttttaattaggtttacttaatcaattttaaattttttaaattcaaaattttaaaaattttaaattaataattaatataaattaatgtggttttgtttagtttttggctgCTAACctgttggttccatatacttttcctttataaaaatattatgtgcacACTAAAAATCAGTGATcatgtatttatgtatatatatattatattcaatatatattttgtttttttatatttatattaataattaatttaatgactTTTTTTATGTACACCAAGCATCATTGTTTTTGTTTattctaattttcttttattttgatttcttatGAAATCTGTTGACAAAAAAGTGAAAAACTAATACGTCTGATTTCTTATAGAGGCCCAATTTTTTAATCCGGCCAAATTCTATCTATTTATAGTTCTGTGGAAAGCAAAGATCAAAGCCTGATCATGAAGCAGGCCTAGCCTGGGCCTACCAAAAGAATTCAAATTATTTCTTTTTGATACTTTATAAAATAGAAATCTACATATAAACTAAGCCCATAAAATCCGgtccaataaaaatataataataataataagttgaaGACGACCCATCACAAAAAATATAGAAGACGACCATAGTCTCTTAACAAAAAAACAAGGAGCATATGGTTAATACATATGTAAATTTTATATGGTTAATACATATGTAAATTTTCAACTTGAAACTCCTAACATGTTTTGATCTTCAATCTTTCTTATTAATGGTGATAGTATTGTGTTTGCATGTGAACAAGACACTATACGCTTCTAACTTTgttgtttatatttataaattgtgTTTGCTGTCATGTGATTTATGAAGTTGAACAAGATACAGTGTACTTTGAAGAAGGAGGTCATTAATCAATTCCGAAAAATTCTCAAAGAAGGAGAGCTGTATTCTATATCTCGATTCACGATAGTTCCAAATATTGGTGCAGCAAAAGTTGTAAAGCATCGATATAAGTTGCTTTTTCGGTTTGACACGGAGGTTATTCCAATTTCTGATGATGAGTTTCCAGAGGCTTCATATTCATTAGAGACTGTTGAAAGTGTTGTTCAGATGGGACAAGATTCAGTCTACTTGATCGGTATAATTATGATTTACTATCTTAAATGTACTCTAATCACAAATAAAATGGATATGTATGTTATAAATCATCATTGTGTGTTAATCTCTTTCTGTTTGATGTGATCAGATGTC
This window harbors:
- the LOC112777279 gene encoding uncharacterized protein, with translation MASKLHVRSNSLPNGSHPCSSRVQEQLNNLRNFEATCTSESVVKGLSLLEDIYFSLDNLLNVGSTQKAISDHQSEKCFQEILDGSIKVLDVCGIARDTVMQIKENVQSLHSSLRRRKGDSCIEKSIAEYNSSSKKTRKNVNKLITSLKHLQSKYGILNQHQDLSILSEVIAMNMCVFQCLLSFLGGPSKSKASKWMNKLIQKGEVNSESGNELQLVDAALNTLLNEGAKGSRIQASNEQLEALEIAIESIESGLENLFRRMIKTRTSLLNILSQ